DNA from Cygnus atratus isolate AKBS03 ecotype Queensland, Australia chromosome 7, CAtr_DNAZoo_HiC_assembly, whole genome shotgun sequence:
TCCTGCGGCCTGGCACTCAGTGTCCTATGCCTTGCAAAGATATGTAAATATTGCTTTTGATTCTTTCAGAAGCGAGTGTGCAAGCTGTTAGAAACCTTTCCAAATGCGGCCGATGCTCGCCTCATTGACTGTGCTATGGAGCTGGATTCCAAACAGAAACTCTCCTCTGGCTGCGGTCCGTGGGATACAAAGCCAAAGCCAAATTCTATGGTATGTTTACACCGTCAACAATATCTATTCCTAGAGCAcgtttaaaataagttttataataaaatcgcaaataattgcttttttatgGTTTTGTACGTGTTTTTGTTAATTAGATTTTTGAAAACCAAGGAAGCAGAGGTACTGCCCAGCCTTGCCCGAGATGTATTGCTGGAGAATCTGTAAGTGTATTAACCTTCTTTCTGTGGCATAAAAGATAGACTTGTTCTTAAGCATTAGATCCATAAAACATAAAGTTAATAAAAACCACAATTACATTTCTCAGGAATAAAGCATGTAAATAAAAGAAGGCAGATTGATTTAGCATTTCTCAGGTATGCCAGCAGAGTACAAACTAATATGTGTGCAGCAGCAGTTGGAAAATATGGAGgcagcaaacacatttttcaaattctctCTAAAAAGCAGAGTTTAGGAAGTAACAGAAGCAAACAGTAACGAACAACTTCCTCTACCCCATTTTTATATCTTCCTTGATATACTGAATCATAGTAAAACACTCAGGAATCCCATTCTctgtcatattttttcctctaattggatatttcctttccaaacagTAGACCTCGCCTGAAAGCATTGCCCTGTAGGTGTACTAGACCTAGTTTTAAACACGCTAGCTAACGAAGCAGTAACCATCAGAGCTTGCTGCAGACAGCTTGacttttctggaaaacaatgCAAGTGTTTGGACAGCCGAATAGCGCTGGCTTCTGAGCAGTCTTGATATCCAAAGTAAGCTGGCCGAAACCAGCTTTGGTGTTTGTGTAGGCAGGAGTCACGGCTGGGATTTGGCACAGAGAGCATGCCGTAATAGTGCATCAGGAGCACAAGGATCTCCCGCTACGATGACGGTGATCTTAACCACTTTCTTTTTTACCATGTGTAAACGACGAAATCCACAAGAGAGAAGGGCTGGGAGCAGTGAGCAGTGAAGGAGGTTGTAGCATTCCTGCAGTTTCATTCTTCGTGTAAATTTTCTAACCAAAGTTTTGGAAGTCTCTTAAGCGTATGGGGGCTACTCAAAAGTTGAGTAGCTTTTGAACACACAGGATTCCTTAGAGAGCCAAAACTAAGAGGTTTGGGAGAGTGCCATGCGTTTCTTCCAAAAGGCTGAATGTTCGTAGCAGAATCTTCAGTCTGATGGAGCTGGTGGCGGAGTTTCCATTGAATGCTGCGAGACTGAGGTTTCTGTCATAAATCAGAAGTTGTAACTGAAAAGGCATTTACTGTGTTACCTTACTTCtgcttgtcttttaaaataaaatgaaaaccagatcCAGGGCTGACTTCAGGAGTAATTATTATGAGCAGAAATCAGTATGACCAAATATGTGAACTACCGCTTGAGCTTTTCAGG
Protein-coding regions in this window:
- the C7H10orf143 gene encoding uncharacterized protein C10orf143 homolog isoform X3; this translates as MEALSLPAPGRRGPPGAAEPGEPPRKRVCKLLETFPNAADARLIDCAMELDSKQKLSSGCGPWDTKPKPNSMIFENQGSRGTAQPCPRCIAGESGHFNHILGF
- the C7H10orf143 gene encoding uncharacterized protein C10orf143 homolog isoform X2 produces the protein MEALSLPAPGRRGPPGAAEPGEPPRKRVCKLLETFPNAADARLIDCAMELDSKQKLSSGCGPWDTKPKPNSMIFENQGSRGTAQPCPRCIAGESLFTGGRAAPAEYPWACFLWSL
- the C7H10orf143 gene encoding uncharacterized protein C10orf143 homolog isoform X1, whose amino-acid sequence is MEALSLPAPGRRGPPGAAEPGEPPRKRVCKLLETFPNAADARLIDCAMELDSKQKLSSGCGPWDTKPKPNSMIFENQGSRGTAQPCPRCIAGESLTRNTASCSETSWTSMIVFTPGMHAPLHEP
- the C7H10orf143 gene encoding uncharacterized protein C10orf143 homolog isoform X4, with product MEALSLPAPGRRGPPGAAEPGEPPRKRVCKLLETFPNAADARLIDCAMELDSKQKLSSGCGPWDTKPKPNSMIFENQGSRGTAQPCPRCIAGESLQL